From a single Micromonospora carbonacea genomic region:
- a CDS encoding MFS transporter: protein MPTDPLRRKLIAIRLAESIGKGVFLSGSVVYFTLRVGLDARQVGLGLSAAGLSAFVSSVLFGVIADRVGARRLLIVLFTTLAVGFGLYSLVGSAAQFYALVVAVGFIEYGTGPTNGALVGNLVPAEERVKLKAMMRSVFNIGFSIGIGVAAVAALSQRLLVLIPLTTAALMAGAALLVTRLPDAPSRPVPVGFKRFAAVRDPRFLAVIGVSTILASHVSVILVTMPLWALNRTSLPHFLVPLLLIFNTVFVILFQVRASRGADTVAGAGRLARRSGYWLAGGCLVIALTALDDNVALAGVAIVAGVLILSVAEVMQAASGWGLAFGLAPEHAQGEYLGAFDLHVITQNIVGPAVLSGLVISFGFWGWLGIALAALAASAVIVPVAHRSQLTLEPEPAPATSR, encoded by the coding sequence GTGCCGACCGATCCGCTGCGCAGGAAACTGATCGCGATCCGGCTGGCCGAGTCGATCGGCAAGGGCGTCTTCCTCAGCGGCAGCGTCGTCTACTTCACGCTCCGCGTCGGGCTCGACGCCAGGCAGGTCGGCCTGGGCCTCTCCGCGGCCGGCCTCTCCGCCTTCGTGTCGTCGGTGCTCTTCGGGGTGATCGCCGACCGGGTCGGCGCGCGGCGGCTGCTGATCGTCCTGTTCACCACCCTGGCCGTCGGCTTCGGCCTCTACTCCCTGGTGGGCAGCGCGGCGCAGTTCTACGCCCTGGTGGTCGCCGTCGGATTCATCGAGTACGGCACCGGACCGACCAACGGGGCCCTGGTCGGCAACCTCGTGCCCGCCGAGGAACGGGTCAAGCTCAAGGCGATGATGCGCTCGGTGTTCAACATCGGCTTCAGCATCGGCATCGGGGTGGCCGCCGTCGCCGCGCTCAGCCAGCGGCTGCTGGTGCTCATCCCGCTCACCACCGCCGCGCTGATGGCCGGCGCCGCGCTGCTGGTGACCCGCCTGCCCGACGCACCGTCCCGGCCGGTGCCGGTGGGCTTCAAGCGCTTCGCCGCCGTACGCGATCCGCGCTTCCTCGCGGTCATCGGCGTCTCCACGATCCTGGCCTCGCACGTCAGCGTCATCCTGGTCACCATGCCGCTCTGGGCGCTCAACCGCACCTCGCTGCCGCACTTCCTGGTACCACTGCTGCTGATCTTCAACACCGTCTTCGTCATCCTGTTCCAGGTCCGGGCCAGCCGCGGCGCGGACACCGTGGCGGGAGCCGGCCGGCTCGCCCGGCGCTCCGGCTACTGGCTCGCCGGCGGCTGCCTGGTCATCGCCCTGACCGCGCTCGACGACAACGTGGCGCTCGCCGGCGTGGCGATCGTCGCCGGCGTGCTGATCCTCTCGGTGGCCGAGGTGATGCAGGCCGCCTCCGGCTGGGGACTCGCCTTCGGACTCGCCCCCGAACACGCCCAGGGCGAGTACCTGGGCGCGTTCGACCTGCACGTCATCACGCAGAACATCGTCGGCCCGGCGGTGCTCTCCGGCCTGGTCATCTCGTTCGGGTTCTGGGGCTGGCTGGGCATCGCCCTCGCCGCGCTCGCCGCGTCGGCGGTGATCGTGCCGGTCGCGCACCGCAGCCAGCTCACCCTGGAGCCCGAGCCCGCCCCGGCGACCAGCCGTTAG
- a CDS encoding LuxR C-terminal-related transcriptional regulator codes for MTVVLADAQPVVRRGLHALLSVSTEIDVVAEAGSAQAALRSAASVRPDVLVLDIAMPDFQAGTLQEINRASPSTAVLVFTAVEDEAAVVATMRAGARGYVLKSCPGDGIVRTVRGLATGEVILGPRVADLLIGQLDREPRNQQMFPELTERERQVLELIAAGMRNAAIAARLNLSPKTISNHISTIFNKLNVSDRYEAIEMARKARFDRPRPYRPAFDLVAGGGNPRLPGAGAVPLRRAGGPAALASLRSVEG; via the coding sequence GTGACGGTGGTGCTGGCCGACGCTCAGCCGGTGGTGCGCAGGGGGCTGCACGCCCTGCTGTCCGTCTCGACTGAGATCGATGTGGTGGCCGAGGCGGGATCGGCGCAGGCGGCGCTGCGCAGCGCCGCGTCGGTCCGCCCCGACGTGCTCGTGCTCGACATAGCGATGCCGGACTTCCAGGCCGGCACCCTTCAGGAGATCAACCGGGCCTCGCCGTCGACCGCGGTGCTGGTCTTCACCGCGGTGGAGGACGAGGCCGCCGTGGTCGCCACCATGCGCGCCGGCGCCCGGGGGTACGTGCTCAAGAGCTGCCCCGGCGACGGCATCGTGCGGACGGTCCGGGGCCTGGCCACCGGCGAGGTGATCCTCGGTCCCCGGGTGGCCGACCTGCTCATCGGGCAGCTCGACCGGGAGCCGCGCAACCAGCAGATGTTCCCGGAGTTGACGGAGCGCGAGCGGCAGGTGCTGGAGCTGATCGCGGCGGGCATGCGCAACGCCGCGATCGCCGCCCGGCTCAACCTGTCCCCGAAGACGATCAGCAACCACATCTCGACGATCTTCAACAAACTCAACGTGTCGGACCGGTATGAGGCGATCGAGATGGCCCGTAAGGCCCGGTTCGACCGCCCGCGGCCGTACCGGCCGGCGTTCGACCTGGTGGCCGGCGGCGGCAACCCGCGCCTGCCCGGCGCCGGCGCGGTGCCGTTGCGCCGGGCGGGCGGCCCGGCGGCGCTGGCCAGCCTGCGCTCGGTGGAGGGATGA
- a CDS encoding aminoglycoside phosphotransferase family protein produces the protein MTLDLEAVAGRLEPRFGKAAHRWAGALPQRLTELVAEWGITLGEQLKSGNSAVVFRCAGPQGEAVLKLSPDSYAVREEVDMLRQFASSGRVPAVLAAARGAVLLESIRPGTLVEKMAQPPTPADYAGFLTDLHAAGDPAAAPRQLTDWIDVLFNSAARRGADLTGSKRLRDDLFAVPTETVLLHGDLHLGNVLSGGARGLVAIDPMACAGDPCFDAVDYVLEGLDRAEMRRRRDELAAAAGIDVDRLDMWCRVTAPIGATYVGNPAHSAELAAFGRGEY, from the coding sequence ATGACCCTGGACCTGGAGGCCGTCGCCGGCCGGCTGGAGCCGCGCTTCGGCAAGGCCGCCCACCGCTGGGCCGGCGCGTTGCCGCAGCGGCTGACCGAGCTCGTCGCCGAGTGGGGAATCACCCTCGGTGAGCAGCTCAAGTCCGGCAACTCCGCGGTGGTGTTCCGCTGCGCCGGCCCGCAGGGCGAGGCGGTGCTGAAGCTGTCACCGGACAGCTACGCGGTGCGGGAGGAGGTCGACATGCTGCGCCAGTTCGCCTCCAGCGGGCGGGTGCCGGCGGTGCTGGCGGCGGCCCGGGGCGCGGTGCTGCTGGAGTCGATCCGGCCGGGCACGCTGGTGGAGAAGATGGCGCAGCCGCCCACCCCCGCCGACTACGCCGGCTTCCTCACCGACCTGCACGCCGCCGGTGACCCGGCCGCCGCGCCCCGGCAGCTCACCGACTGGATCGACGTGCTGTTCAACTCGGCGGCCCGGCGGGGAGCCGACCTCACCGGGTCGAAGCGGCTGCGCGACGACCTCTTCGCGGTGCCCACCGAGACCGTGCTGCTCCACGGCGACCTGCACCTGGGCAACGTGCTCAGCGGCGGCGCCCGGGGGCTGGTGGCGATCGACCCGATGGCCTGCGCCGGCGACCCCTGCTTCGACGCCGTCGACTACGTGCTCGAAGGGCTGGACCGCGCGGAGATGCGCCGCCGCCGCGACGAGCTGGCCGCCGCCGCCGGGATCGACGTCGACCGGCTCGACATGTGGTGCCGGGTCACCGCGCCGATCGGCGCCACGTACGTCGGCAACCCGGCGCACTCCGCCGAGCTGGCCGCCTTCGGGCGCGGCGAGTACTGA
- a CDS encoding non-ribosomal peptide synthetase — MVRTGRASFAQERLYFLNQLQPGNPAYVVAFGVHLHGALRPEALRAALLRVTARHEALRTTFAPVDGVLVQRVADSPQAEIEIEAGEWADRDTQEGFLRTLVAEQARRAFALDEGPVLRAYLRSWGPDEHTLAVLVHHIACDGWSVGLLLRDLAAEYHAALAGADDAGHAEPAESYLAYAQRQRAAWERDDSGLDFWRTMLRDAPQLALLTDFPRPSVLGNRGAVLRLPVDAGLVDRLTAWARERGATLFAVTLAAYAAVLSRYARQDEVVIGVPVANRMDEAEERLVGCLVNTLPIRLDLTGRPRFAELVDRARRASMAAFANQDVPFEEIVRATVGERQLSHAPLFQTSLTVQNFPFAFPDFDGVKLTEVDVEVDVTKFDVGLTLDVSTGAPFLRAEYSTELFTEETVATLLRHYLTFLRSIVDEPDAEPSMVDAAERRLLTEGVNPPLTAEPVDYPSVLRRFDEHVARTPDAVAVRHRDATVTYAELDRWAGRIAAGLADLGIGHGDRVGLLLGRSPAVIAAIVGAWRLGAVYVPLDPEYPRQRLDLIAASAGLRIMLAEPGTADTARALTAGLGIPLADPHTLDGVAETPRAYPAGDDPAYVIYTSGSTGAPKGVLVGHGGLAALNTPTPAGLDVTAADGWLAASSFSFDASVWEMWGALTTGGRLVVADRADLVDRERLAALVHREAVTVVFQTPGALYRLLPPYLRQLGGERSRLRYVVLGGEALSWARLARLVAGAPHLDTVFVNMYGITEGTIHCTIVAVPAAELARVREGDVGVPLRSARCYVLDEQLRPTGVDVPGELYCGGVLVAHGYVDNPELTAARFLPDPYGRGVMYRTGDVVKWGTDGTMVYLGRNDTQVQLRGYRVELAEVEGAFLTHPAVRSCAVAAEDDQLVAFVVGGTGPDTERELRGHVRRTLPAYMVPARILTVETIPLTAHGKVDTARLLAETRAARTAAAPAPAADHATGTDLQERVRACWSEVLGRSDVGLHDNFFDLGGHSFALITLQQRLADDGLEVSVTDLFRAGTVAGCAAHLREAAPVLADARVAHRHQGRALLAGRRRGAGGGRG; from the coding sequence ATGGTTCGTACCGGTCGCGCTTCGTTCGCTCAGGAACGGCTCTACTTCCTCAACCAGCTGCAACCCGGCAACCCGGCCTACGTGGTGGCCTTCGGGGTGCACCTGCACGGCGCGCTTCGCCCCGAGGCGCTGCGCGCGGCCCTGCTGCGCGTCACCGCCCGGCACGAGGCGCTGCGCACCACGTTCGCGCCGGTGGACGGGGTGCTCGTCCAGCGGGTGGCGGACTCCCCGCAGGCGGAGATCGAGATCGAGGCCGGGGAATGGGCCGACCGGGACACCCAGGAGGGGTTCCTGCGGACCCTGGTCGCCGAGCAGGCGCGTCGGGCGTTCGCGCTCGACGAGGGCCCGGTGCTGCGGGCGTACCTGCGCTCCTGGGGGCCCGACGAGCACACCCTGGCGGTGCTGGTCCACCACATCGCCTGCGACGGCTGGTCGGTCGGGCTGCTGCTGCGCGACCTCGCCGCCGAGTACCACGCCGCGCTGGCCGGGGCGGACGACGCCGGCCACGCCGAACCGGCCGAGTCCTATCTGGCGTACGCGCAGCGGCAGCGCGCCGCCTGGGAGCGGGACGACTCCGGGCTGGACTTCTGGCGCACCATGCTGCGGGACGCCCCGCAGCTCGCGCTGCTCACCGACTTCCCCCGGCCGAGCGTGCTCGGCAACCGGGGCGCGGTGCTGCGCCTGCCGGTCGACGCCGGGCTGGTCGACCGGCTGACCGCGTGGGCGCGGGAGCGCGGCGCGACGCTGTTCGCGGTGACCCTGGCCGCGTACGCCGCGGTGCTGTCCCGCTACGCCCGCCAGGACGAGGTGGTGATCGGGGTCCCGGTGGCCAACCGGATGGACGAGGCCGAGGAGCGGCTGGTCGGCTGCCTGGTCAACACCCTGCCGATCCGGCTCGACCTGACCGGCCGGCCCCGCTTCGCCGAGCTGGTCGACCGGGCCCGCCGGGCCAGCATGGCCGCCTTCGCCAACCAGGACGTGCCGTTCGAGGAGATCGTGCGGGCCACGGTGGGGGAGCGGCAGCTCAGCCACGCGCCGCTGTTCCAGACCTCGCTGACCGTGCAGAACTTCCCGTTCGCCTTTCCCGACTTCGACGGGGTGAAGCTGACCGAGGTGGACGTCGAGGTCGACGTCACGAAGTTCGACGTGGGGCTCACCCTCGACGTCTCCACCGGCGCCCCGTTCCTGCGCGCCGAGTACAGCACCGAGCTGTTCACCGAGGAGACCGTCGCCACGCTGCTCCGGCACTACCTGACCTTCCTGCGCTCGATCGTGGACGAGCCGGACGCCGAGCCGTCCATGGTGGACGCGGCCGAGCGCCGGCTGCTCACCGAGGGGGTGAACCCGCCGCTGACCGCCGAGCCGGTCGACTACCCGTCGGTGCTGCGCCGCTTCGACGAGCACGTGGCGCGTACCCCCGACGCGGTGGCGGTGCGGCACCGCGACGCGACGGTGACCTACGCCGAGCTGGACCGGTGGGCCGGCCGGATCGCCGCCGGCCTGGCGGACCTGGGGATCGGCCACGGCGACCGGGTCGGGCTGCTGCTCGGCCGCTCGCCCGCGGTGATCGCGGCCATCGTCGGGGCGTGGCGGCTCGGCGCCGTCTACGTGCCGCTGGACCCGGAGTATCCCCGGCAGCGCCTCGACCTGATCGCCGCCAGCGCCGGGCTGCGGATCATGCTGGCGGAGCCCGGCACTGCCGACACCGCCCGGGCGCTCACCGCCGGCCTGGGCATCCCGCTGGCCGACCCGCACACCCTCGACGGGGTCGCCGAGACGCCGCGGGCCTACCCCGCCGGGGACGACCCGGCCTACGTCATCTACACCTCCGGCTCGACCGGGGCGCCCAAGGGCGTGCTCGTCGGGCACGGCGGCCTGGCCGCCCTGAACACCCCCACCCCCGCTGGCCTCGACGTCACCGCCGCCGACGGGTGGCTGGCGGCCAGCTCCTTCTCGTTCGACGCCTCGGTGTGGGAGATGTGGGGGGCGCTGACCACCGGCGGCCGGCTGGTCGTCGCCGACCGGGCGGACCTGGTCGACCGGGAGCGGCTCGCCGCCCTGGTGCACCGGGAGGCGGTCACGGTGGTGTTCCAGACCCCGGGTGCCCTCTACCGGCTGCTCCCGCCCTACCTGCGGCAGCTCGGGGGCGAGCGGTCCCGGCTGCGCTACGTCGTCCTCGGCGGCGAGGCGTTGAGCTGGGCCCGGCTCGCCCGACTGGTCGCCGGGGCGCCCCACCTGGACACGGTCTTCGTGAACATGTACGGCATCACCGAGGGCACCATCCACTGCACGATCGTCGCCGTGCCCGCCGCCGAGCTGGCCCGGGTCCGGGAGGGCGACGTCGGCGTGCCGCTGCGGTCGGCCCGGTGCTACGTCCTCGACGAACAGCTGCGCCCGACCGGGGTGGACGTGCCCGGCGAGCTGTACTGCGGCGGGGTGCTCGTCGCGCACGGCTACGTGGACAACCCCGAGCTGACCGCCGCCCGCTTCCTGCCCGACCCCTACGGGCGGGGGGTCATGTACAGGACCGGCGACGTGGTCAAGTGGGGCACCGACGGCACCATGGTCTACCTCGGCCGCAACGACACCCAGGTGCAGCTCCGCGGCTACCGGGTGGAGCTGGCCGAGGTCGAGGGCGCGTTCCTGACCCACCCGGCGGTGCGCTCGTGCGCGGTGGCGGCCGAGGACGACCAACTGGTCGCCTTCGTCGTCGGCGGGACCGGCCCGGACACCGAACGCGAGCTGCGCGGCCACGTCCGGCGGACGCTGCCCGCCTACATGGTGCCGGCCCGGATCCTCACCGTCGAGACGATCCCGCTCACCGCACACGGCAAGGTGGACACCGCCCGCCTGCTGGCCGAGACCCGCGCGGCCCGGACGGCCGCCGCGCCGGCCCCGGCCGCCGACCACGCCACCGGCACGGACCTCCAGGAACGGGTACGGGCCTGCTGGAGCGAGGTGCTCGGCCGCTCCGACGTGGGGCTGCACGACAACTTCTTCGACCTGGGCGGGCACAGCTTCGCGCTGATCACGTTGCAGCAGCGGCTCGCCGACGACGGGCTGGAGGTCTCCGTGACGGACCTGTTCCGGGCCGGCACGGTCGCCGGCTGCGCGGCGCACCTGCGCGAGGCCGCCCCGGTGCTGGCCGACGCGCGGGTCGCCCACCGCCACCAGGGGCGGGCCCTGCTCGCCGGCCGCCGGCGCGGCGCCGGAGGCGGCCGTGGCTGA
- a CDS encoding beta-ketoacyl synthase N-terminal-like domain-containing protein, with amino-acid sequence MAEPDDDATVAVVGLAVRVPGADRDLDRFWRHVAHGIDAVSFFTPEQLLGWGVPKDLVEHPDFVPARAVLDGADRFDHRLFSYSPSDSALMDPQQRVLLECAWAALEHAGQPPVAADGNRTGVYVGTGLNVYLLDNVWPNQRAVEAAGGLGLIIGSDKDFAATRIAYKLNLQGPAVTVQAACSTSLVAVHQAVQALLTYDADVALAGAATVAPPTRRGHRYEPGGIFSADGRCRAFDAAADGTVPGDGAGVVVLKRLADARRDGDTVHAVVRGSAINNDGLRKAGFTAPGPTGQAAVISAALEVAGVDPDTVGLIETHGTGTALGDPIEVAALRQVFDSDRPDRAPCALGAVKSVVGHLDTAAGVIGLVKTVLALKHRTVPPIAHLSTPNPRIELAGSVFELPVAARPWTPIDGVLRAGVSSFGIGGTNAHVVLEAAPDPAPRRRRHVTELVLVSAKTAAAAQDAVDRAVGFVARTAPGDLADVAYTLRTGRAELPWRAAFLTGRHAPAAGTGVPGPAVRQVDAKARARGVGLYLTAAGELTGNRPNYDADPVYRATADEGAALLRGQPLDEPARERVTRLVACVGLARLLRGRGIAPRELAGTGLGLLAGAVVAGVLTLPEAVALLRGDPAPARPRPAELPLRAAGGEPLTDAECADPTRWRAAALAPTAPQPLPPDADRLLWIEVGTSVTPRFGPDPSTLPTDRHARLLATVGALWQLGLAGPWDPAYDTGRRRVPAPTYPFAATRHYLDAPATHLDTERHH; translated from the coding sequence GTGGCTGAGCCCGACGACGACGCCACGGTGGCCGTGGTCGGCCTGGCTGTGCGCGTCCCCGGCGCGGACCGGGATCTGGACCGGTTCTGGCGCCACGTGGCGCACGGCATCGACGCGGTCAGCTTCTTCACCCCGGAGCAGCTGCTCGGCTGGGGCGTGCCGAAGGACCTCGTCGAGCATCCCGACTTCGTGCCGGCCCGGGCGGTGCTGGACGGCGCGGACCGCTTCGACCACCGGCTGTTCAGCTACTCGCCGTCGGACAGCGCGCTGATGGACCCCCAGCAGCGGGTCCTGCTGGAGTGCGCGTGGGCGGCGCTGGAGCACGCCGGCCAGCCGCCGGTCGCCGCCGACGGCAACCGGACCGGGGTGTACGTCGGCACCGGGCTCAACGTCTACCTGCTCGACAACGTCTGGCCCAACCAGCGTGCCGTCGAGGCGGCCGGCGGCCTCGGGCTGATCATCGGCAGCGACAAGGACTTCGCGGCCACCCGGATCGCGTACAAGCTGAACCTCCAGGGCCCGGCGGTCACGGTGCAGGCCGCCTGCTCGACGTCGCTGGTCGCGGTGCACCAGGCGGTGCAGGCGCTGCTGACCTACGACGCCGACGTGGCGCTGGCCGGGGCGGCGACGGTGGCGCCGCCGACGCGGCGCGGGCACCGGTACGAGCCCGGCGGCATCTTCTCCGCCGACGGCCGGTGCCGGGCCTTCGACGCCGCCGCCGACGGGACCGTGCCCGGCGACGGGGCGGGCGTGGTGGTGCTCAAGCGCCTCGCCGACGCCCGCCGGGACGGGGACACCGTGCACGCCGTCGTCCGGGGCTCGGCGATCAACAACGACGGCCTGCGCAAGGCCGGCTTCACCGCGCCCGGCCCCACCGGCCAGGCCGCGGTGATCTCGGCGGCGCTGGAGGTGGCCGGCGTCGACCCGGACACCGTCGGGCTGATCGAGACGCACGGCACCGGCACCGCCCTGGGCGACCCGATCGAGGTGGCGGCCCTGCGGCAGGTCTTCGACAGCGACCGGCCCGACCGTGCCCCCTGCGCGCTGGGCGCGGTCAAGTCGGTCGTCGGGCACCTGGACACCGCGGCCGGCGTGATCGGGCTGGTCAAGACGGTGCTGGCGCTGAAACACCGCACCGTGCCGCCGATCGCCCACCTGAGCACCCCCAACCCCCGCATCGAGCTGGCCGGCTCGGTCTTCGAGCTGCCGGTGGCGGCGCGGCCCTGGACCCCGATCGACGGGGTGCTGCGGGCCGGGGTCAGCTCCTTCGGCATCGGCGGCACCAACGCCCACGTCGTCCTCGAAGCCGCCCCGGACCCCGCGCCCCGCCGCCGTCGGCACGTCACCGAGCTGGTCCTCGTCTCCGCGAAGACGGCCGCCGCCGCCCAGGACGCCGTCGACCGGGCGGTGGGTTTCGTGGCCCGGACCGCCCCCGGCGACCTGGCCGACGTCGCGTACACGCTGCGCACCGGCCGCGCCGAGCTGCCCTGGCGGGCGGCGTTCCTCACCGGCCGGCACGCTCCGGCGGCCGGGACCGGTGTGCCGGGGCCGGCGGTGCGGCAGGTCGACGCGAAGGCGCGGGCGCGGGGCGTGGGCCTGTACCTCACCGCGGCCGGCGAGCTGACCGGCAACCGGCCGAACTACGACGCCGACCCCGTCTACCGCGCCACCGCCGACGAGGGGGCGGCGCTGCTGCGCGGGCAGCCCCTCGACGAGCCGGCCCGGGAGCGGGTCACCCGGCTGGTCGCCTGCGTCGGCCTGGCCCGGTTGCTACGGGGCCGGGGGATCGCGCCCCGCGAACTGGCCGGCACCGGCCTCGGCCTGCTGGCCGGCGCGGTGGTGGCCGGGGTGCTCACCCTGCCGGAGGCGGTGGCGCTGCTGCGCGGCGACCCCGCCCCGGCGCGGCCCCGCCCCGCCGAGCTGCCGCTGCGGGCCGCCGGCGGGGAACCGCTCACCGACGCCGAGTGCGCCGATCCGACCCGCTGGCGGGCGGCGGCGCTCGCCCCGACCGCGCCGCAGCCGCTCCCACCCGACGCGGACCGGCTGCTCTGGATCGAGGTCGGCACGAGCGTCACCCCCCGGTTCGGACCGGACCCGTCGACGCTGCCCACCGACCGGCACGCCCGGCTGCTGGCGACGGTCGGCGCGCTGTGGCAGCTCGGCCTGGCCGGCCCCTGGGACCCCGCGTACGACACGGGGCGGCGGCGGGTGCCCGCCCCGACCTACCCCTTCGCCGCCACCCGGCACTACCTGGACGCCCCCGCTACCCATCTGGACACAGAGAGGCACCACTGA
- a CDS encoding phosphopantetheine-binding protein, producing the protein MRDVDDRTWVAEFEELWKEVLGVDTVDDDDDFFDLGGHSLSALRLSTLIRQEINLAVMFGHVLENPRFADLRTVASQVPADRPAAEAV; encoded by the coding sequence ATGCGCGACGTAGACGACCGGACCTGGGTGGCCGAGTTCGAGGAGCTGTGGAAGGAGGTGCTCGGCGTCGACACGGTCGACGACGACGACGACTTCTTCGACCTCGGCGGCCACTCGCTGAGCGCGCTGCGGCTCAGCACCCTGATCCGCCAGGAGATCAACCTCGCGGTGATGTTCGGTCACGTGCTGGAGAACCCCCGCTTCGCCGACCTGCGTACGGTCGCGAGCCAGGTGCCGGCGGACCGGCCGGCGGCGGAGGCGGTGTGA